A genomic region of Ictidomys tridecemlineatus isolate mIctTri1 chromosome 10, mIctTri1.hap1, whole genome shotgun sequence contains the following coding sequences:
- the Znf174 gene encoding zinc finger protein 174, with the protein MAAKMEITLSSQTQASSKQERHIITKLEEKRTSTLQKNFPDPELSRQSFRRFRYQEVTGPQEALSQLRQLCRQWLQPELHTKEQILELLVMEQFLIILPPEIQARVRHRCPMSSKEIVTLVEDFHRASKKPKQWVAVCMQGQKVLLEKTGSQIGEQELPDFQPQIPRRDIRESSLVEHSQEGPHDRLSPRHWEKSPLPQEPAPILTGTEAPKIRSDNKENPQQEGAKGAKPCAVSTGRSKGNGLQSPEPRGANMSEPRLSRRQVSPPNAQKPFVHYQRHCRELEYISSPLKSHPLRELKKSKGVKRSLSSRLQRLGHQSTRSAKKPYKCDDCGKSFTWNSELKRHKRVHTGERPYTCGECGNCFGRQSTLKLHQRIHTGEKPYQCSQCGKSFRQSSNLHQHYRLHHGN; encoded by the exons ATGGCAGCTAAAATGGAGATAACTTTGAGTTCCCAGACTCAGGCTTCCTCCAAGCAAGAGAGACACATAATAACAAAGCTAGAAGAGAAAAGAACATCTACTCTGCAAAAAAACTTCCCGGATCCTGAGCTCTCCCGACAAAGCTTCAGACGGTTCCGTTATCAAGAGGTGACTGGACCCCAAGAGGCACTCTCCCAGCTCCGACAGCTCTGCCGGCAGTGGCTGCAGCCTGAGCTGCACACCAAGGAACAGATTTTGGAGCTCCTGGTGATGGAACAGTTCCTAATCATCCTGCCCCCGGAAATCCAGGCTCGGGTCAGGCATCGATGTCCAATGAGCAGCAAGGAGATTGTGACCCTGGTAGAAGATTTTCACAGAGCATCCAAGAAACCAAAGCAGTGG GTGGCCGTTTGTATGCAGGGACAGAAGGTGCTGTTGGAGAAAACTGGATCTCAGATTGGAGAACAGGAACTGCCAGACTTTCAACCACAAATTCCTAGGAGAGATATCAGGGAGAGCTCTCTGGTGGAGCATTCCCAGGAAGGACCTCATGACCGGCTGAGCCCCCGTCACTGGGAGAAATCCCCACTCCCCCAGGAACCAGCTCCCATATTGACTGGGACAG AGGCCCCCAAAATAAGGAGTGACAACAAGGAAAATCCACAACAGGAAGGAGCTAAAGGAGCAAAGCCATGTGCAGTGTCAACTGGCAGATCCAAAGGGAATGGTCTGCAGAGCCCTGAGCCACGAGGGGCAAACATGAGTGAGCCCCGGTTGTCTCGGAGGCAGGTAAGCCCCCCAAATGCTCAGAAGCCGTTTGTTCACTACCAGAGACACTGCAGGGAATTGGAATACATCAGCAGCCCCCTCAAAAGTCACCCCCTGAGAGAGCTGAAGAAGAGTAAAGGAGTTAAAAGAAGCTTGAGCAGTCGCTTGCAGCGTCTTGGTCACCAGTCAACCCGCTCCGCGAAGAAACCTTACAAATGTGATGACTGTGGGAAAAGCTTCACATGGAATTCAGAACTGAAGCGACACAAGAGAGTGCACACAGGAGAGAGACCCTACACCTGCGGAGAGTGTGGAAACTGCTTTGGACGGCAGTCGACCCTGAAACTGCACCAGAggattcacactggagagaagccataccAGTGCAGCCAGTGTGGGAAAAGCTTTCGCCAAAGCTCAAACCTCCACCAACACTATAGGCTCCACCATGGGAACTGA